From a single Georhizobium profundi genomic region:
- a CDS encoding MBL fold metallo-hydrolase, with amino-acid sequence MSALQRARSEDWYRIRPLSDGVTWIDEPHILEFFRCNVWHVRGRDRDMLVDSGMGVVSLREWVPLVTERALDAVASHTHFDHVGCHHEFECRLCHAAEANILANPDRTNTLAADYVTDDIFTSLPPEPYSSVLYDVKAAPATRILQEGDVIDLGDRAFEVIHTPGHSPGGIALFEKATGILFSGDIVYDGELIEGRTAKDQADYIRSMERLLTLPVTIVHGGHFPSYSGARHRDIITQWLKTKETGA; translated from the coding sequence ATGAGCGCGCTGCAACGGGCAAGATCAGAGGACTGGTATCGCATCCGCCCGCTCTCCGATGGGGTGACCTGGATCGACGAGCCGCATATTCTTGAGTTCTTCCGCTGCAATGTCTGGCACGTGCGGGGACGCGACCGCGACATGCTGGTCGATAGTGGCATGGGCGTCGTCTCCTTGCGTGAATGGGTGCCGCTCGTCACCGAGCGCGCGCTGGATGCAGTCGCGAGCCACACGCATTTCGACCATGTCGGCTGCCATCATGAATTCGAGTGCCGGCTCTGCCACGCGGCGGAGGCCAATATTCTGGCCAATCCCGACCGCACCAACACGCTTGCCGCCGACTACGTGACGGACGACATCTTCACGTCGCTGCCGCCCGAGCCCTACAGCTCGGTGCTCTACGACGTGAAGGCGGCGCCCGCGACGCGGATCCTGCAGGAGGGCGACGTGATCGATCTCGGCGACCGCGCCTTCGAGGTGATCCACACGCCAGGCCATTCGCCGGGCGGCATCGCGTTGTTCGAAAAGGCGACGGGCATCCTGTTTTCGGGCGACATCGTCTATGACGGCGAATTGATCGAGGGCCGCACGGCGAAAGATCAGGCGGACTACATCCGCAGCATGGAGCGCCTGCTGACGTTGCCCGTGACAATCGTGCATGGCGGTCATTTCCCCAGCTACTCGGGTGCCCGGCACCGGGACATCATCACCCAATGGCTGAAGACGAAGGAGACGGGCGCATGA
- a CDS encoding aldehyde dehydrogenase family protein, whose product MIERRQFYIDGAWIDPVTPRDHPVIDPATEEQIGVISLGTAADIDRAVAAANRAFPLWSATSPAERRAACERLLAVYKRRYDEMVETITLELGAPATMCREQQADVGIGHLEGFLAAFDRLKWREVLSNGDTMLREPIGVCGLITPWNWPMNQIVLKVIPALLTGCTAVLKPSELTPLNAMLYAEMIHEAGIPAGVFNLVNGTGPEVGAALSRHSDVQMMSFTGSTRGGTAVAQDAAPSVKRVTLELGGKSPNIVFADADLATRVPASIREVFNNTGQSCDAPTRMLVERSVYDQVVNLARETAEAQEVGDPKQEGDRMGPLVSDTQFGRVQALIEAGVAEGARLVAGGPGRPAGLSKGYFARPTIFADVSNDMRIAREEIFGPVVCLIPFDTEEEAIKIANDTPYGLAAYVQTGNRERAERVASRLRAGMVHINGGPHRYGSPFGGYKQSGNGREGGLLGLEDFLEIKTLHFPESATA is encoded by the coding sequence ATGATCGAACGACGCCAGTTCTATATCGATGGCGCCTGGATCGATCCGGTGACGCCGCGCGACCATCCGGTGATCGATCCGGCCACCGAAGAGCAGATCGGGGTGATCTCGCTCGGCACCGCGGCCGATATCGACCGGGCGGTGGCGGCTGCGAACCGGGCGTTTCCGCTCTGGTCGGCGACATCACCGGCGGAGCGGCGGGCGGCCTGCGAGCGGCTTCTCGCCGTCTACAAGCGCCGATACGACGAGATGGTGGAGACGATCACGCTGGAACTTGGCGCGCCGGCGACCATGTGCCGGGAGCAGCAGGCCGATGTCGGCATCGGCCATCTGGAAGGATTTCTCGCGGCTTTCGACCGGTTGAAGTGGCGCGAGGTTTTGTCGAACGGCGACACGATGCTGCGCGAACCCATCGGCGTCTGCGGGCTGATCACGCCTTGGAACTGGCCGATGAACCAGATCGTTCTGAAGGTGATCCCGGCGCTTCTGACGGGCTGCACGGCGGTTCTCAAACCGTCCGAGCTGACGCCGCTGAATGCCATGCTCTATGCCGAGATGATCCATGAAGCCGGCATTCCGGCCGGGGTCTTCAACCTCGTCAACGGCACCGGGCCGGAGGTTGGCGCGGCCCTCTCGCGCCACTCGGACGTGCAGATGATGTCCTTTACCGGCTCGACGCGGGGTGGAACGGCGGTGGCGCAGGATGCCGCGCCGAGCGTCAAGCGGGTCACGTTGGAGCTTGGTGGCAAATCGCCGAACATCGTCTTCGCGGACGCCGATCTCGCTACCCGCGTTCCGGCGAGCATCCGCGAGGTGTTCAACAACACCGGCCAGAGCTGCGACGCGCCGACCCGCATGCTGGTGGAGCGCAGCGTTTACGATCAGGTCGTGAACCTTGCGCGTGAGACGGCGGAAGCCCAAGAGGTCGGCGATCCGAAGCAGGAAGGCGACCGGATGGGACCGCTCGTCAGCGACACGCAGTTTGGCCGCGTGCAGGCGCTGATCGAGGCCGGTGTCGCCGAAGGCGCACGGCTCGTGGCCGGCGGCCCGGGACGGCCGGCCGGGCTTTCCAAAGGCTATTTTGCGCGGCCGACGATCTTTGCGGATGTCAGCAACGACATGCGCATCGCGCGCGAGGAAATCTTCGGGCCCGTCGTCTGCCTGATCCCGTTCGACACAGAGGAAGAGGCGATCAAGATCGCCAACGACACGCCTTATGGGCTTGCCGCCTATGTGCAGACCGGCAACCGGGAGCGCGCCGAGCGCGTTGCGTCCCGCCTTCGCGCCGGCATGGTTCACATCAATGGCGGGCCGCACCGCTATGGCAGCCCGTTTGGCGGCTACAAGCAGTCCGGCAACGGGCGTGAGGGCGGGCTCCTGGGGCTCGAAGACTTCCTCGAAATCAAGACGCTGCATTTTCCGGAAAGCGCAACCGCATGA
- the speB gene encoding agmatinase, protein MTTHRFNQPLGGNEMPRFGGPVTMMRLPSQPTAEGLDACFVGIPMDIGTSNRPGTRLGPRQIRDESRMLRPYNMATGAAPFEHLQVADIGDVPINTFDLKKSVDIITEFYRGILAHDVIPLTLGGDHTLTWPILRAIKEKHGPVALIHVDAHADINDEMFGEKVAHGCPFRRAYEDGCLINDKVFQIGLRGTGYGPADFDWGRERGWRVVQAEECWHKSLTPLMAEIRAIIGDAPVYLTYDIDSLDPAFAPGTGTVEPGGLTIWQGLEIVRGAAGLNLVGCDLVEVSPPYDPSGNTALIGANLLYEMLCVLPGVGKGHAD, encoded by the coding sequence ATGACGACGCACCGCTTCAACCAGCCGCTCGGCGGCAACGAGATGCCGCGCTTCGGCGGGCCGGTCACCATGATGCGGCTGCCGAGCCAACCCACCGCGGAAGGCCTCGACGCCTGCTTCGTTGGCATTCCGATGGATATCGGCACGTCGAACCGGCCGGGCACGCGCCTCGGTCCGCGTCAGATCCGCGACGAATCCCGAATGCTGCGGCCTTACAACATGGCAACGGGCGCGGCGCCATTCGAGCATCTGCAGGTGGCCGATATCGGCGACGTGCCGATCAACACCTTCGATCTGAAGAAATCTGTCGACATCATCACGGAGTTCTATCGCGGCATCCTTGCCCATGACGTGATCCCGCTGACGCTTGGCGGCGACCACACGCTGACCTGGCCGATCCTGAGGGCGATCAAGGAGAAGCACGGGCCGGTCGCGCTCATCCACGTCGACGCGCATGCCGATATCAACGACGAGATGTTCGGCGAGAAGGTCGCCCATGGCTGTCCGTTCCGCCGCGCCTATGAGGATGGCTGCCTGATCAACGACAAGGTGTTCCAGATCGGCCTGCGCGGCACCGGCTACGGGCCTGCCGATTTCGACTGGGGCCGCGAGCGCGGCTGGCGGGTCGTGCAGGCGGAGGAATGCTGGCACAAATCGCTGACGCCGCTGATGGCCGAAATCCGCGCAATCATCGGCGATGCGCCGGTCTATCTCACCTACGACATCGACAGTCTCGACCCTGCATTCGCGCCGGGCACGGGCACGGTCGAGCCGGGTGGCCTCACGATCTGGCAGGGTCTCGAGATCGTGCGCGGTGCTGCCGGTCTCAATCTCGTCGGCTGCGATCTTGTCGAAGTCTCGCCGCCCTACGATCCTTCAGGCAACACGGCGCTGATCGGCGCAAATCTGCTCTACGAAATGCTGTGCGTCCTGCCGGGTGTCGGCAAGGGCCACGCGGATTGA